One region of Diabrotica undecimpunctata isolate CICGRU chromosome 6, icDiaUnde3, whole genome shotgun sequence genomic DNA includes:
- the LOC140444551 gene encoding uncharacterized protein, producing MEEDLVQYCLEMDRKYYGLELADVRKLAYQLAIRNNLSHPFSEIDGNAGKKWLRNFLRRHPNLSIKKPQKISKNRIKGFTPENINRFFDILEPAMNKINFNPLRVYNVDETGITIVQSKIARVITLKGKKQVGAVTSAERGALVTVVTYMNAAGGFVPPLFVFPRKNMKTELLDGAPAGSITDFHPSG from the coding sequence ATGGAAGAAGACTTGGTACAATATTGTTTGGAAATGGACAGAAAATATTATGGTCTAGAACTTGCAGACGTTCGGAAATTAGCATACCAGCTTGCTATCAGAAATAACCTTTCCCATCCCTTTTCAGAAATAGATGGTAATGCCGGTAAAAAGTGGCTCCGAAATTTCCTTAGACGGCATCCCAATCTATCTATAAAAAAACCGCAGAAGATttcaaaaaacagaataaaaggTTTTACCCCAGAAAATATCAACCGTTTTTTTGATATTCTGGAACCAGCTATGAATAAGATAAATTTCAACCCCCTGAGAGTGTATAATGTTGATGAAACAGGTATCACTATCGTACAATCCAAGATTGCTAGGGTCATCACcctaaaaggaaaaaaacaagtAGGAGCCGTAACTTCTGCAGAAAGAGGGGCACTAGTAACTGTAGTTACGTACATGAATGCTGCCGGAGGATTCGTTCCTCCGTTATTTGTATTCCCACGCAAAAATATGAAGACCGAGCTATTAGACGGAGCTCCAGCTGGGTCAATTACTGATTTTCACCCTTCAGGATGA
- the LOC140443671 gene encoding uncharacterized protein, with product MYHSTLLEKIPNASWTKHSLIEWLTNRNNNYSMSMMKFELMAIVKKHLPDKVFKLDRLALQYGHCVLRLTPYHCQFNPIENVWSDCKRYYDANITSAGVTNEATVLNLWKQSLQQVTPEKWRNYVKHAEKLINEYWETAKRIDINPIAPVIINLNESDSDSSDDDFVEMPGIG from the exons ATGTACCATTCAACTTTACTTGAAAAAATTCCAAATGCAAGTTGGACCAAACATTCTTTAATAGAATGGTTGACAAACCGAAATAACAATTATTCAATGTCTATGATGAAGTTTGAGTTAATGGCTATTGTAAAGAAGCATTTACCAGATAAAGTATTTAA gTTGGATAGACTGGCCCTTCAATATGGCCATTGTGTCTTGAGACTCACTCCATACCATTGTCAATTCAATCCAATAGAGAATGTTTGGTCTGACTGCAAAAGGTATTACGATGCTAATATAACTTCTGCTGGCGTTACAAATGAAGCCACAGTTTTAAATCTTTGGAAACAATCTTTACAAcag gttacaccagaaaaatggagGAACTATGTTAAACATGCGGAGAAACTTATTAATGAGTATTGGGAGACTGCCAAAAGAATCGACATAAACCCCATAGCTCCAGTAATTATCAATTTAAATGAATCGGATTCTGACTCTTCGGATGACGATTTTGTGGAAATGCCAGGAATAGGCTGA
- the LOC140443670 gene encoding D-beta-hydroxybutyrate dehydrogenase, mitochondrial-like yields the protein MGILSKCSLVAFELLNEMFAAVGAGFLGILYLVKKGFNKYDSIRTLTILVITTASVAYITKKNNKQIKPNKKKVICITGCDSGLGFSLAQHTVDMGFTVIAGFLSLDSKGCKEIRQKYGKNIIQIQLDVTDSSSVKAAVQTIEHFLTRNSGYALHAIINNAGVMVFGEFEWLTERLIHQQIDVNLMGTLKFTNAFCPLIRHHRGRIVTITSHCSQSVLPGLSVYGATKTALSGFCDGLRVEMNKYGVNVIQFIPGSFTLQSNIMAKQLQNVQEMHDNFSPEQHAFYSDYFKRYNIYLSFITPPPMPFKIEDEGLYKEYEKTLLDEKPDAVYKNEDYRYKMFHTLFHISPWFIRDWLVTKFMAMPTYVSSDSNIITDSYDDDLIL from the exons ATGGGCATATTATCTAAGTGCAGTTTAGTGGCTTTCGAATTACTTAACGAAATGTTTGCAGCAGTAGGAGCAGGCTTCTTGGGGATTTTATATCTAGTTAAAAAGggttttaataaatatgattcaATACGAACCTTAACTATACTTGTAATAACGACAGCCAGCGTGGCTTATATCACtaaaaagaataacaaacaaaTTAAACCAAACAAGAAAAAAGTTATATGCATTACTGGATGTGATTCTGGACTTGGTTTTTCCCTAGCTCAACACACTGTTGATATGGGATTTACTGTAATAGCTGGGTTTTTAAGTTTAGACTCTAAAGGCTGTAAAGAAATTCGACAGAAATATGggaaaaatataatacaaattcAACTTGATGTAACTGATTCATCCAGTGTTAAGGCAGCTGTACAAACTATTGAACATTTTTTAACAAGAAATTCAGGATATG CGCTCCATGCTATTATTAACAATGCTGGTGTCATGGTATTTGGAGAATTTGAATGGTTGACTGAAAGACTTATACATCAACAAATTGATGTAAATCTGATGGGTACACTGAAATTTACTAATGCTTTTTGTCCACTCATAAGACATCATAGAG gaAGAATAGTAACCATTACTAGTCATTGTTCCCAATCAGTACTTCCGGGCCTGTCAGTATATGGAGCAACTAAAACAGCTTTATCAGGATTTTGTGATGGTCTTAGAGTAGAGATGAACAAATATGGAGTTAATGTAATTCAATTTATACCTGGCTCGTTTACTTTACAAAGTAATATAATGGCTAAACAGCTCCAGAATGTTCAAGAAATGCATGATAATTTTTCTCCAGAGCAACATGCGTTTTACAGTGACTACTTCAAACGATACAATATTTACTTATCATTCATTACTCCTCCTCCGATGCCTTTTAAAATTGAAGATGAAGG ATTATATAAGGAATATGAAAAAACTTTACTGGACGAAAAGCCTGATGCCGTATACAAAAATGAGGACTACAGATACAAGATGTTTCACACTCTGTTTCATATTAGCCCTTGGTTTATAAGAGATTGGCTCGTCACAAAGTTTATGGCTATGCCCACTTATGTGTCTAGTGATAGTAATATTATTACGGATAGTTATGATGATGATCTGATATTGTga